A region of the Roseibium algicola genome:
GCCATCGCGCCGACGGCCTGAATGCCGCCCAGCACATAGATTTCGTCCGCGCCGCCAAGGTGCATGGCCGCGATCACGGCGGGATTGGGCTTGCCGTCGAACGGCGGAGTGCAGGCAACGATGCGCGGAACACCGGCGACCTTCGCTGTTGCGACGGACATATGTGCGGAGGCCACCATCGGAAACTTGCCGCCCGGCACGTAGCAGCCGACGGACTGAACCGGCAGGTTGCGGTGGCCGAGAATGACGCCCGGCAGCGTCTCGACCTCGATATCCAGCATGCTGTCGCGTTGGGCCTTTGCGAAATTGACCACTTGCGCCTGGGCGAATTTGATATCGGACAGTTCCTGCTCGGTCAGCTGGGCGATTAGGCCGTCGATCTCCTCTTGCGACAGGCGGTAGGATGCCGGGGAATACTTGTCGAATTTCTCGCTGAGGTCACGCACGGCAGCATCGCCGCGTTCCTCGATATCCTTCAGGGTTGCCTCGACAACGGCGCGCACCTTGGCATCGTCCTCGACACGGTCCGCTTCCGGCTTTCCTTTCTTCAGATACTCGACAGTCATTTCAGGTTCCTCAGTTTTCCGGGCGACTTTCTGCGCGGCGAATCCGCATCGTCCGTCGTCATCTTTCGAATGCGGCCGAAATGCCGCTGTTGTGTCGTTCAGCGGGTTGACCGCCGAAGGTTTAGCGCCCGTAGCCCAGGAACAGTTCTGGCAGTCCAAGGGACAGGACGGGAATGAAAGCGATCAGCAGGAGCGCGAAGATCATCGTCACCACCCAGGGAAAGATCCTGCGAGCGATGTCCTCGAACCGGATCTTGCCGACAGCGGCGGCCATGAACAGGTTTGCTCCGAGCGGCGGTGTCACGAAGCCGATGGCAAGCGCCACGACCATGACGATGCCGAAGTGAACCGGATCCACGCCGAGTTTCAGCATGATCGGCAGAAGGACAGGTGTCAGGATGACGATTGCCGCCAGTGTTTCCAGGAAGGTGCCGACGATCAGAAGCAGGACGATCGCGGCCAGCATCACCACCACCTTGCTCTGGGTCAGCGACAGCACGAGCTGGGCGAGATCGGACGGGATACGCTCCAGGGCGATGATGCGGCCGAAGGCGTAGGACGCACCGATGATGACGAGCACGGCGGAGACCAGCAACGCGGCTTCGAGCATCATCTTCGGAACGGCGGACAGCGGAAGCTCCCGATAGACGAAGCAGCTCACGATCAGGGCATAGACGACGGCGACGGCAGAACTTTCGGTCGGTGTCACCATGCCGGAATAGATGCTGCCGAGAACAACAGGCGGCATGGCGAGGGCGAGCTTCGCGTCCCAAAGGGCGGCCCAGAGACTGCCGGTGCGGGTTGGCGGTACCGGGTTGCCCGCACCCTGGTTTCCGGAGCGGCGCTGTATCACGTTGTAGCCGATCAGGGTCAGCGCGATCACGAAGCCCGGAACGATGCCGGCCATGAAGAGAGCCGTCACCGAGACGCCGGAAGAGACCGCATAGACGATCATCACCACCGACGGCGGGATCATGACGCCAAGCCCGCCTGCGGAGGCCACCATGGCGCCTGCATAGGCCCGGTCGTAGCCGCGATCGACCAGAGCCGGGATCATGGCGAGGCCGATGGCCGCCACCGTCGCGGATCCTGTTCCGGAGATGGCCGCAAAGAACAGGCAGGACATGATCGTCACGGTGCCCAGATCGCCGGGCATGCCGCCGAAGGCATGGTCCGCAACGGCGATCAGGCGTTTTGAAATGCCTCCCTCGGCCATCAGGCTGCCGGCCAGGGTGAACAGCACCACCGCGATAAGCGTGAAGCTGTCGATGGCCGAGACCAGCCCGAGGGCATACATGTCGAGGCTGAGGAATGGAATATAGAGGATTGCGAGCATGCTCGCGGCACCGAGCGCAATGCCGATCGGTACGCCGATGAGCAACAGCAGCAGGAAACTACCGAAGAGAATGGCTGTCGTCATGGCTCAGATATCCGTCTGGGGGCCGAGGCGCGTATCGCCATCAACGACGGCAGCCTTGATGGATTGCAAAAGACGCAGGCTGCTCAGGGCACCGGAAAAGATGATCGCCACGTAAAGCACGGCTTGAGGCCACTCGGTGGAGCTCAGGATCTTGCCGCGGTCGATGGATTGCTGCGTGATCACGACACCGAGCCAGCAAACGACGACGGAATAGATCAGGAAGATCACCTCGGAGAGCACGAACATCCAGTGGCGCAGCGCCTTCGGCATGACATCGAGCAGAACCGTGACACGCATGTGCCGGCGCTCGCGGATTGCGTAACTCACGCCGAAGTAGATCATGTAGACGAAGGAAAACCGGGCGAGTTCGTTCGCCACAGCTATCGAGGTGGAGAAGGCAAGCCGCGCAATCACGTCCGCGAAGACCAGAATGATGATCATGCCCAGCATCGAGACGATCACCGCCGGCTCGAACCATTTTTCGAGAAACCGCATTTTGCCTTCTCCTCCCCTGGTTCGCTTACTGCGCGACGGCCTGCATGAAGGTGTCGTAGAAGGAGTCGCCGACCTTGGCGCGAATGTCGCCTTCGATGGCGGCGTTCATTGTTTCGCCGAGGCGCTTCTTGTCGGCCTCCGGCAGCTCGTTTACCTCAAGCCCGGCTTCCTTGAGTTTGGCCAGGGTTTCGGCATTGGCGGCTGCGGTCAGCTCGCGCTGCTTCTTTACGGTTTCCACTGCAACTTCGTCGATGAGCGTGCGGTCGGCTTCGTCCAGGTCGTTGTACCAGTCAAGATTGGCCATCCAGAGTTCCGGCCAATAGATGTGACCGGTCAGGGAAACGTATTTCTGCACCTCGAAGAAACGCTCGATGATCATTGAGCTCAGAGCGCTTTCCTGGCCATCGATCAGGCCCTGCTGCAATGAGGAATAGATCTCTCCCCACGCCAGCGGCACCGGAACAGCGCCAACGGACCGCCAGGCCTTGATGGCGATCGGGTTGTCTGCCGAGCGCATGCGCAGGCCTTCGAAGGCTTCGTAGCTGTCGAGCGGTGCACGGGAGTTGGTGAAGCTGCGGAACCCGAGTTCCATGAAGCCCATGTTCTTGAGCCCACGGTCTTCCATGGCTGCAGAGATGGTCTTGCCGGCGTCGCCGTCCAGAAGGCTGCGCGCGGTCTCTTCGTCCTTGAAGAGAAGGAACTGGTCGAGCACGGCCAACTGATCGACAGTCGAGCTCAGATGAACCGACGCACCCGTGGTCATGGTGATGTTGCCGGACTGGACCAGGTCAGTCATTTCCTTGACGCTGCCGAGCTGGCCGCCTGGAAAAATTTCTACCTGAATGGTGCCATTGGAGCGCTTTTCGAGTTCTTCCTCGAAGTAGCTCAGAGCCTGGTGGACAGGCGAGACCTCAGGCGTGGCATGGCCGATGCGGATGGTCGTATCGGCTGCTGCCTGTGTGACAAATGCAAGTGCGGCTGTTGCAGCCCAAACGGCGACTTTCATTCTGTTCCCTCCCGAGAAGCGAAATTGAAAACGGGAGAACCGGCATTTGGGAACGCTTGCAAGCTGCAGTCCCATCGGCTCCTCCCCGGAACACGATCGCGGCACCTCCGTATGCCTGCGACCCGGCCCTTGACCCGGTTCCTACGCCGGATTGAGGCAGTTCGCAAGAAGTTTTGCAAACGTTCCCAAAATTTCAGGTGCGAAAAAACCTCACAAAATACGTTCTAAATTGTTGGAAACTGATCGAAAAATTCACGATTAGAGGCAGGCAAAAAAATATTTTTGCAAAATTTGTGAAAACGCTTGCAAGCGGAGTTTTCCAACAAGTGACACGCGAAGGCCTTGGCGAACCGGCGTCGGCCGCACAGCGGTCGCAGCTGGTAAGCGTTCTGTTCGGGAATACTAGCTTCGGGTCGTGCCGCGGATGACCTCGACCGGCGGAATGCGGACCTTGCGGACGTCCGTATTCCCCTCCTCGATCGCGTCGACCAGCATGGCGACTGCCGCCGAGACCATCTGGTTGATGGGCTGCCGGATCGTGGTGAGGTTGAACGAAGGCCAGGCGGCTTGCGGGATGTCGTCGAAGCCGACCACGGCCACGTCCTCGGGAACTTTCAGTTTGAACTCGAAGCGGATTACGTCCAGGGCTGCGAGCGCCATGTGGTCGTCGGCGACAAAGACAGCATCGGGCTGATCGGGCACGTCGAAAAGCTGGCGGGCTGCATCGGCGGCATCCGTATAGTGATAGTTTCCGTCCGCTCGGGAGTGCAGTTCGACACCTGCTTCCTGCAGCACAGCCATGAACCCGGCTTCGCGATCAATCTGCGTCGAGGCTCCGGAGAAGCCGGCAAGCAGGGCAACGCGTTTCGGCTGTCCGCGCAGAAGCGCTTTTGCCGCCAGCTCGCCGCCAAGGCGATTGTCGCTGGTCACAGCGCGCAGATTGTCCTTCGGCTGATCGCGGTTGAACAGAAGCACCGGGATGTCGAGGTCCCGGCACCGCTCCGCCAGTGTCGAGGAAACGGACACGGACACCATGATGATGCCATCGACCCTGTAACCCATGATTTCCTGGATGACGGGCTCGACATCGTTGATGGTGTTCGATGCCATGAACAGGAGGACATGGTAGCCGTTTTCCTGAAGCGCGATTGAAAGCTTTTCAACCGCTTCGGGATAGAACTGGTTCTCGAAGTAATAGACGATCAGGCCGATGATCCGGCTTTTCCCGGTGATCATCGCCCTTGCCAGAACATTCGGCCGGTAATCGAGTTCGTCCGCGGCGATGCGGATCTTCTCGGCCATCTTCTTGGAAACGGAGGCGCCCGGGGTAAAATATCTGGAGACTGCGGACTGGCTAACGCCGGCCTTGCGCGCAACGTCTACAGATGTAACCGGTTTGCTGTTCAAGCGGGCCTCCGTGATTTTATCATGTTCTGAGTACTCGTGCTTCGCGAACTTGTCACCCCTTCACGGTGAGCCGCCGGCCGTCCTGCGCATCAAACAGATGACAGCATTCGATCGGGATCCGCGCGCTGATCGGCGCGCCGATTTCGGACCGGAAGTCCTTGGCAGCCTTCAGGTTGACCAGTTCCCCGCCCGCCTCGACGGCCACCATGGACGCGTCGCCGAGAAGCTCCAGGGCGAAAACGGTCGACGACAGCTCGCCTCCCCCATCCACAAGGGTCACGTCCTCGGCCCGGAAACCCAGGGTCACCGGCCCGGAAATGTCACCGCGCAGACCTTCCAAGCGGATGTTCTGAGCCGTAAATACGCCGGCGGAAATCTCTCCCTTGACCAGGTTCATCGCCGGAGAGCCGATGAAGGAGGCGACGAAGGTGTTGGCCGGGTTGTCATAGATCTCCGTCGGTGTCGCCACCTGCTGAATGACGCCACCGCTCATCACCACCACCCGGTCGGCAAGGGTCATCGCCTCGATCTGGTCGTGGGTAACGTAGATCGTGGTCGTCTTCAGCCGGTGCTGGAGGTTCTTGATTTCGGCGCGGGTCGACACGCGCAGCTTCGCGTCCAGGTTGGACAGGGGCTCGTCCATGAGAAACACCGTCGGCTCGCGGACGATTGCACGTGCCAGAGCGACGCGCTGCCTCTGGCCACCGGAAAGCTCCGCGGGTCGTCGGTCGAGCAGGTCGGTCAGATCGACCATTTCCGCCGCCTTCATCACCCGGGCATCATGCTGGTCCTTTGGCACCTTGCGAACCTTCAGCGGGAAGCGGATGTTCTCGTAGACCGTCAGGTTGGGATAAAGGCCATAGCTCTGGAACACCATGGCGATGTCGCGATCCTTGGGTTCCAGAGTGTTCACGACCCGGTCGCCGATAATGATCTCGCCTTCGGAGATGTCTTCCAGACCGGCGATCATGCGCATGGTGGTGGACTTGCCGCAGCCCGACGGCCCCAGCAGAACCAGGAACTCGCGGTCGGCAATGTGCAGATTGAAGTTGTTGACGCCGTAGACATTGCCCCAACGCTTGGTGACATTTTTCAGTTGGATCTCGGCCATGGACTATCCCTTGACGGCGCCTGCGGTCAGCCCGCTGACAATCTGGCGTTGGAAGAACATCACGAGGATGAAAAGCGGTACGGTGGCGCTCACGGTCGCGGCAACCGCATACATGATGGTGCCTTCGGTCTGGATGGTTCCAAGGAACGAATTGATCTTCGGAACCATGGTCTGGTTTTCCTGGGACAGCAGCAGCGCGGTCACCGAGAAATCGTTGTAGGCCAGAAGGAAACTGAACAGGCCGGTGGTGATCACGCCCGGCCACATCACCGGCATGATCGCCAGCCGGAACGCCTGGAAGCGGGTGCAACCGTCAACCATCGCGCTTTCATCCAGATCTTTCGGGATGGACTTGAAGAAGCTGTGCAGCATCCAGATCGTGAAGGGCTGGTTGATGGCCACCAGGACGATGATCGCTGTCGGCAGATAGCCCCAGATGTTGAGCTGGAAGAACGGCAGCAGGAAGCCGGAAACCAGCGTGATGTGCGGCATGGCCCGGAAGACCAGCGCGGCGATCAGGATCCAGAAGGTGTAGTTGCGGCTCGAGCGGGAAAGCGCATAGCCGCCGAGTGTTCCGAACAAGAGCGAGATGGAGGTTACGCAGATGGTGACGATCGTGGTGTTCCAGACCGAGTGGTAGAACTCTCGCTCGATCCAGGCGCCACGATAGCCGTCGAGTGTCAACGCCTCGCCTGTCTGGCGCACGGTCGCAGGCCCCGTGATGGCGTTCCAGAAGGAGACCCGGCTGAAGAAGTCGGCCTGGACCTTGAACGAGCCCCACACGGTCCAGATGAAGGGGAAGGCCGCAACGATCAGCCACACAACCAGGATGACCCCGGTGAAGATGGCGAGCGGGCGGGAATAGCCGATGGATCTGGTCATCACCGGGCCTTTCTCTTGAAGTCGCGCCAGGTCCGCACGAGCACCGGGCTGAGCAGGATGATCACGCCGATCATGGTCAGGATCGAGGTGGCAGCGGCCGAGCCGAAAAGCTGGTTCACCTGTCCTGTCAGGTCGTTGTAGATCAGCCAGGAGAGCGAGGTTGCGTTGGCCTCCGACGAGAAACCGATGATCGGTTCGAACACGCGGAAATTGTCCATCAGCAGAACAAGACCGACGAAGGTCGCGAGCGGCGTCAGGTGAGGCATCACCACGTATCGGATGCGTTCCCAGCGGTTGGCGCCGTCGATCATGGCGGATTCCAGCGTGTCCATCGGCAGCGTCTGCAGGCCGGCATAGAAGACCACGAAGGCGAAGGGCGCCATATGCCACGTTCCGTAGGTGATGAGCGTGAGCCACGACAGCACGGGGCTGGCCTTCAGCGACAGTTCCGGATCGTTGAACAGCCACTGGAGTGTCGCCCCGATAATGCCGTCGGAGTTGATCATCCAGAACAGGATGAGGGAGCCCAGAAGGGGTGTCACGATGTAGGGCAGCAGCGACAGGAAGATGATCGGCCCGCGAAACAGCCTGGGCACACTGTTGACGCCGAGAGCGACGGCAAAGCCGGCAATCATGGCAAGCGGTGTCACCAGGAAGGTGTAGACCAGGGTAAAGGACAGCGCCTTGTAAAAGGGCAGATTGTAGATCCTGGTAACGACATCGACAAAACCGTTGCTGCTTTCCAGGATCTCGGCGATCTCTTCAACCGCCAGGTGGGACCGATTGAGATAGGTGCCAAAGGCGTTGAAGCGCCCGAGTGGCTCTTCTTCGCGCAGGACCCGGGTTGCCTCGGTGTCGACCTTGGTTTCGTCGGTGCAGCCGAACGGGCCGCAGTTTTCCACGGTCACGAGAACCTGTTCATGTTCGACGAACATGGACTGCACGAAAACGGACACGATCGGCAACGCAATGAACAAGAGCATGGCGAGTGCTGATGGCCATATGAACGCTGCAAAATCACGGTGGCGCATAAAGTCTCCCCCGAAAAGGATACACCCCTGTCATCGACATGACAGGGGTGTGGCAAAGGGCAGTATCAGTTGAGGAAGCCGGCTTCCTTGGCCGCGGCGCGGTAGGCTGCTTCCACGTCGCTCAACGCCTGTTCGGCACTTTCGCGCCCCTGAAGGAAATCGGAGAGTTCCGCACCGAGTGCCGTATGCAGAAGCCCCATGTAGGGTGACATCGGGTAGGCTTTCGCCCCGAGCTTCGCGTTTTCAAGGATCGCTTTTGCCGAGGCGGGAGGAGAGAAATCCGCAATCAGCCAGGCAGCTGCGGACGGATTGTCCTGGGCAACCTGAGGCCGGATACCGTGCATCATCGCCTGGAAGGAGGCTGCTGCATCTTCGTCGGAGATGTTCTTGGCGATGGTGAAGCCGTCCCACCAGAGCGCTGCGGCCGGTGTGGTGCCGCCACCGACGGTTGGAGCCGGTGCGAGAATGGTGGCTTCCCCGATTTCCGGTGCCGGGCCGTTGGGGTCGATGTGACCGTTCACCATGGAGGCCCACTGGTTGATGATCGCGACTTCACCCGAAAGGTACATCGCCTTGATTTCATCGGACGTGAAGGTCAGGAACTCGGGTTCCATGTATTCGGAAAGTTCCTTCATCAGCGCCAAGGTCTTCAGCCCCTCCTCGCCGCTTATGGCCGGCTCTGCGCTGCCCGGTTCGAAGAAGGTGCCGCCAAGGCCCAGGTAGGTGTTGACGAACTCGTTGCCGAGATACCATCCGGCCTGGTCTGCCGCGGCCAGCGGGTATTCCAGAATGCCCTTCTCCCGGATCACCTTGGCAGCCTCGATGACCTCTTCAAGCGACGTCGGCTGTTCGAGGCCGGCTTCCTTCAGGATGTCGCCGCGAATGTAGAGGTTCTGGCCGTTGGCCATGAAGGCGATTGCCATGACCTTTCCGTCGACCTTGATGAGCTGCGTCGGCTGAAGCTGCTGGCCGTATTTCTCGACCAGCTCGTCCAGCGGGCGGATGAGGTCGTCGTTCATGAGCGGAACGATGGAATTGTTGGCAACCATCGCGACCGTGTATTGCGCCGGGTTGACCGTGAGCGCGGGCACCTGAAGTGCCTTGTGCTCGGTCGTCATGTTGGCTTCCACGGTGACGCCGTCTCCCGCGCAGGCTTCCGCTTCCTTGATAACGGTTCCGAGGGCATCGAAGTCGTTTGCAAGGATCTTGACGTTGCCACCCTCGATGCCGCACCCGGCGTGTGCCGTGCCGGCCCCGAGAACGAGTGCAAGCGCACTCACGGCTAGCTTCAATTTGCTCATCTCATTCTCCATTGGAAGAATGCCCGATTGCCCCGGGCTATTTCTCTTTGTTCTTGACGTTCTTTCAGGCTTCGGCGGCCCCCACCGCGGATGCCTTGTCAGCAAGCTGCGCGAGCTTGACCTGAACCAGCAGGGACAGTTCGTCATAGACCGTCCATTCGTCGACGATCTTGCCGTCCTTGTAGTGATAGTGCGACATGCCCATCAGACGCAGATGCTTGCCGGTGGGCGCACCAAGACTTTCCAGAATGCCGTAGCCGAGGTGATGACCCTCGAGTATCCAGCGAACGGCGACTTTCGTGCCGCCTTCGACGCAGGGCGTGGAACAGATGTGCTGCGGAGCGTAGACCGCATCCGGCATGCTGCCCACGAGGCCGAGCGTCTGATGAGAGACCGACGCGGTGCCGTAGAGCTCTTTCATCAGCGGCCCATGGTACATGGCGGTCGGTGCATAGACTTCGCGAATGCGGCCGAACATCTTGCGATTGAAGATATCATGCAGGAACTGAAGCGTTTCGCGTTCCAGATCTGTGTTGGCGATGTCCAGGTCGGCCTTTTCCGCCGGCGGATACTGACCCTGAAGCAGGCCGACCTCGCCGATGTCGAGCTGCGTGAGACCCTGGCTCAGTTTCGTTTCGGCGATCTTGCCTGCATAAGCGTCAACGTCGAGGCCGAGTTGGCGAACGACCGCCATCTGGTCGGAAACCACCCATTCGCGGTAGATCTTGTTGCGATGGATCATGCAGTCGGCGACCGTGCGGGACACGAAGGAGCGGCCGTTGGCCGGACCGTAATGGCCGTTCTGCGTATAGCGCCCAGAGCCGGTTACCAGATGAGAAGTGTAATAGCCGTCCTTGTCGTCGCCGTTCCAGATGACATGGGTTGCCATGCCGCGGCGCTCGGGCAGGGAGACGAGCCTCTGGATGGTGTCGCGGACCACGTCCTCACGATTGTAGATCGTGCCCATCGGCAGGTAGAGGACGATGTTATGCGTGTAGTGCGAATAGATGAGGCCTACGTCGCGCTCATCCCAGATCTTGTGCGTGCAGCGGACAATATAGTCGACGATATCGGAATAACAGGGGTCGAAACCCTCCATGCCCTGAACCGGGGCGCGCCCCTCCGGGACCAGGTCGGTGAAATCGGCGCGCTCGACTTGCATGACATTGCCGTTGTGCGGCGCGTCGTTCACGCGTGGAGCGGATTTCACGTCCTTTGCCTTTGGGGTGGAGACTTCCTGCGTTCCCATTTCATCGTACCTTTTAGCGAAGCTGTTTCGCGCATCTTGCAGAATTTTGCATACGCTTGCATTTTGATATTGCCAAACATGTTCAGTCCGATCAATAAAAATCTGCATACCTATGCAAAATGAAATTATCACGGTTGAAAATCACTCCCGGAGGACGTGCGCTTGCCGCACCGGAACGACCGGAAGACGACGACAGGAGAGCGGCCGATGACCCTGGCCGAATACAAGAAGCGCCTCACGGATCTGGGGCTGGCTGTTCCCGAGGCGGATCTGAAAGCATCCGTTGCACAGGCGCAGCGCCTGGCCGAACAGGCACGTGCCCTGAAGGATGACCGCGACCATGGATGATGTTCTGGACAGCCCCTTGCGCCGTCAACAGGAGCTGATCGCGACCGGCCAGGTGTCGGCGTGCGAGATCGCGTCGGCTCTGGTTGCCCGCATCGAACGGCGGGACGGTGCCATTCGTTCAGTTGTGCATCTGTCGCCGGATGCTGTTGCCGAGGCGTCTCGCTGGGACAATGTTCTGCCGGACGACCGGCCGCCGCTGGCCGGGCTCTGCTTCGGCGTGAAGGACATCATTGATGTTCATGGCCAGCCGACCCGCTGCGGGTCACATGCCCATCCGCACGCTCCCGGTCAGGCCGGGCACATTGATGCTGCCAGCGTCGCGGCGCTCAGGCAGGCCGGCATGGTGCCGCTGGCC
Encoded here:
- a CDS encoding ABC transporter ATP-binding protein is translated as MAEIQLKNVTKRWGNVYGVNNFNLHIADREFLVLLGPSGCGKSTTMRMIAGLEDISEGEIIIGDRVVNTLEPKDRDIAMVFQSYGLYPNLTVYENIRFPLKVRKVPKDQHDARVMKAAEMVDLTDLLDRRPAELSGGQRQRVALARAIVREPTVFLMDEPLSNLDAKLRVSTRAEIKNLQHRLKTTTIYVTHDQIEAMTLADRVVVMSGGVIQQVATPTEIYDNPANTFVASFIGSPAMNLVKGEISAGVFTAQNIRLEGLRGDISGPVTLGFRAEDVTLVDGGGELSSTVFALELLGDASMVAVEAGGELVNLKAAKDFRSEIGAPISARIPIECCHLFDAQDGRRLTVKG
- a CDS encoding carbohydrate ABC transporter permease, which codes for MTRSIGYSRPLAIFTGVILVVWLIVAAFPFIWTVWGSFKVQADFFSRVSFWNAITGPATVRQTGEALTLDGYRGAWIEREFYHSVWNTTIVTICVTSISLLFGTLGGYALSRSSRNYTFWILIAALVFRAMPHITLVSGFLLPFFQLNIWGYLPTAIIVLVAINQPFTIWMLHSFFKSIPKDLDESAMVDGCTRFQAFRLAIMPVMWPGVITTGLFSFLLAYNDFSVTALLLSQENQTMVPKINSFLGTIQTEGTIMYAVAATVSATVPLFILVMFFQRQIVSGLTAGAVKG
- a CDS encoding carbohydrate ABC transporter permease translates to MRHRDFAAFIWPSALAMLLFIALPIVSVFVQSMFVEHEQVLVTVENCGPFGCTDETKVDTEATRVLREEEPLGRFNAFGTYLNRSHLAVEEIAEILESSNGFVDVVTRIYNLPFYKALSFTLVYTFLVTPLAMIAGFAVALGVNSVPRLFRGPIIFLSLLPYIVTPLLGSLILFWMINSDGIIGATLQWLFNDPELSLKASPVLSWLTLITYGTWHMAPFAFVVFYAGLQTLPMDTLESAMIDGANRWERIRYVVMPHLTPLATFVGLVLLMDNFRVFEPIIGFSSEANATSLSWLIYNDLTGQVNQLFGSAAATSILTMIGVIILLSPVLVRTWRDFKRKAR
- a CDS encoding nuclear transport factor 2 family protein — encoded protein: MGTQEVSTPKAKDVKSAPRVNDAPHNGNVMQVERADFTDLVPEGRAPVQGMEGFDPCYSDIVDYIVRCTHKIWDERDVGLIYSHYTHNIVLYLPMGTIYNREDVVRDTIQRLVSLPERRGMATHVIWNGDDKDGYYTSHLVTGSGRYTQNGHYGPANGRSFVSRTVADCMIHRNKIYREWVVSDQMAVVRQLGLDVDAYAGKIAETKLSQGLTQLDIGEVGLLQGQYPPAEKADLDIANTDLERETLQFLHDIFNRKMFGRIREVYAPTAMYHGPLMKELYGTASVSHQTLGLVGSMPDAVYAPQHICSTPCVEGGTKVAVRWILEGHHLGYGILESLGAPTGKHLRLMGMSHYHYKDGKIVDEWTVYDELSLLVQVKLAQLADKASAVGAAEA
- a CDS encoding TRAP transporter large permease, whose protein sequence is MTTAILFGSFLLLLLIGVPIGIALGAASMLAILYIPFLSLDMYALGLVSAIDSFTLIAVVLFTLAGSLMAEGGISKRLIAVADHAFGGMPGDLGTVTIMSCLFFAAISGTGSATVAAIGLAMIPALVDRGYDRAYAGAMVASAGGLGVMIPPSVVMIVYAVSSGVSVTALFMAGIVPGFVIALTLIGYNVIQRRSGNQGAGNPVPPTRTGSLWAALWDAKLALAMPPVVLGSIYSGMVTPTESSAVAVVYALIVSCFVYRELPLSAVPKMMLEAALLVSAVLVIIGASYAFGRIIALERIPSDLAQLVLSLTQSKVVVMLAAIVLLLIVGTFLETLAAIVILTPVLLPIMLKLGVDPVHFGIVMVVALAIGFVTPPLGANLFMAAAVGKIRFEDIARRIFPWVVTMIFALLLIAFIPVLSLGLPELFLGYGR
- a CDS encoding TRAP transporter small permease codes for the protein MRFLEKWFEPAVIVSMLGMIIILVFADVIARLAFSTSIAVANELARFSFVYMIYFGVSYAIRERRHMRVTVLLDVMPKALRHWMFVLSEVIFLIYSVVVCWLGVVITQQSIDRGKILSSTEWPQAVLYVAIIFSGALSSLRLLQSIKAAVVDGDTRLGPQTDI
- a CDS encoding ABC transporter substrate-binding protein; the encoded protein is MSKLKLAVSALALVLGAGTAHAGCGIEGGNVKILANDFDALGTVIKEAEACAGDGVTVEANMTTEHKALQVPALTVNPAQYTVAMVANNSIVPLMNDDLIRPLDELVEKYGQQLQPTQLIKVDGKVMAIAFMANGQNLYIRGDILKEAGLEQPTSLEEVIEAAKVIREKGILEYPLAAADQAGWYLGNEFVNTYLGLGGTFFEPGSAEPAISGEEGLKTLALMKELSEYMEPEFLTFTSDEIKAMYLSGEVAIINQWASMVNGHIDPNGPAPEIGEATILAPAPTVGGGTTPAAALWWDGFTIAKNISDEDAAASFQAMMHGIRPQVAQDNPSAAAWLIADFSPPASAKAILENAKLGAKAYPMSPYMGLLHTALGAELSDFLQGRESAEQALSDVEAAYRAAAKEAGFLN
- a CDS encoding TRAP transporter substrate-binding protein; protein product: MKVAVWAATAALAFVTQAAADTTIRIGHATPEVSPVHQALSYFEEELEKRSNGTIQVEIFPGGQLGSVKEMTDLVQSGNITMTTGASVHLSSTVDQLAVLDQFLLFKDEETARSLLDGDAGKTISAAMEDRGLKNMGFMELGFRSFTNSRAPLDSYEAFEGLRMRSADNPIAIKAWRSVGAVPVPLAWGEIYSSLQQGLIDGQESALSSMIIERFFEVQKYVSLTGHIYWPELWMANLDWYNDLDEADRTLIDEVAVETVKKQRELTAAANAETLAKLKEAGLEVNELPEADKKRLGETMNAAIEGDIRAKVGDSFYDTFMQAVAQ
- a CDS encoding LacI family DNA-binding transcriptional regulator — its product is MNSKPVTSVDVARKAGVSQSAVSRYFTPGASVSKKMAEKIRIAADELDYRPNVLARAMITGKSRIIGLIVYYFENQFYPEAVEKLSIALQENGYHVLLFMASNTINDVEPVIQEIMGYRVDGIIMVSVSVSSTLAERCRDLDIPVLLFNRDQPKDNLRAVTSDNRLGGELAAKALLRGQPKRVALLAGFSGASTQIDREAGFMAVLQEAGVELHSRADGNYHYTDAADAARQLFDVPDQPDAVFVADDHMALAALDVIRFEFKLKVPEDVAVVGFDDIPQAAWPSFNLTTIRQPINQMVSAAVAMLVDAIEEGNTDVRKVRIPPVEVIRGTTRS